GAAACAACTAGCTGCTCAATTACGACAATACCGTATTTATCGCCGTGGTGGAAATTTACCGCAGGGGCAAACTCAATCTCGTGATGTGCCCGAAACCGCTGAGCGAGTTGAATATGAGATGAGCCGTTATCAGCCGGATGAAGACGATGAAGTTAGTACTCAAATTCAAGATTTTCTACAAAAATTTCGGCAGGAATTTACGGAAGCGCTTGAGCAGGCAGTGGGTCAAGTCGTACAAGACCGAGTTCAAAAGAAACCTAAAAAGGCTGAACAATTTTTGCTGGCTCTGGAATTATTGCATTGTCAGCAAAAATCTATGAGCGAAATTGCTAAAATTCTAGGCTTGCCACGTCAAGATAGCGTGAGCTACTTACTACAGCTCAAACAATTCAGAAAAGACGTGCGGAACCTAGTTTTACTTCAGTTGAAAATATTTATCCAGGAGAAAGGAGAACTATTTATTAGTCCTGATCGCTTAGAGCAAGCTGCCCAAGCGATTGAAGCTGAGCTGGAATCTCAGATTGACGCAGTAATTGAGGCTGCAAAGAAAGAAACTGCAACAGCTAAGCAATATGCTAAACAAGGTTTATTGGCGCAAAAAATCTGTATATATCTGCATCAAGCGATGAATGTTCCATAGGGTTATGACCGTCAGATTGATTAAGACATATCCACAATCTTTTAATCAATTATTGAAGCCATACCGACAATGAAACCGACCTCACACGAGACCTGCATTATGTACAGCCGTCCAAACCCAACTGATCCATCTTTTGATTATGAACCCCTCCAAGGTGAAATAGTTCCCTTAAAAGAGGATGACTTTTTGCAAGCTCAGCAAATAAGTCAACGTTGGGTGCAATTAGCGATGCCCGTGCAGCAACGCTGGGCGATTTATTTACATGCCCTTGCTCTCAGGGGTTTTCAGCTCTGGTTTAATCAGCGCACAACTCCCCATTCACTCGACCTATCCCAGACGTTTGTGTTGTTGCCTGATGCCCCTCATGCACAACAGCAAGATGTGAAAGGGCATATCGCAGTTTGCCAAATTCAGGTTGCATCATTCAAGATTTGTTTGGTTGTTACTGATGGTAGTGCGGATGATTGGTGCATTCCATCTGTAGCAATTCAGAATCCACATATCGCTGCTCACTTTTATCTCCCGATCGTCGTTCACGAAGAATCGGGTCAAGTTGAGATTTTAGGGTTTCTCCAACACAATCAAATTGCTGAGACAACTGCTGAGGGAATGACGGAAGATTATTATTATCGTTTGGCACTTGTCAATACAAATCCTGAGCTAGAAAGACTGTTGTTGTATCTGACTTGTTTAGAGCCGGTGGCAATTCCTCTACCAGAAGCGAATGTTGCTCCAGTAGAGCGATTATCACAGAGGGGCCATCAGCTTTTGTTACAGCCGGTGGTACGAACTGGTCAGTGGTTAAATAAGCAAGTTAATACGGTGGCAGACCAGCTAGGAAATGTGATTTCAACAGAATTATCTGCATGGCAAGTCTTGCCTAGTTTGGAACTCGCGAATACAACTCGTAGTGGTTTGCGTGATATTGAGGCCGATTCACCAATGGGTGATCTATCAGCCATTATGTTGAGCTTGATGCGCGGTGGTATGCAAATTCCTCTGGAACAAACAATTGCATATCAAGATCTTCAATTAGCTGATTTATCATTGCGGTTGTATGTGGTGACGGCACCCCAAGCAACAGATGTGGAACCAATGGCTTCTGAATGGTCACTATTGGCTATTTTGCGACAGCAAGATCAGACGGATCTGCCCGGTGGTGTTGGACTGCAGATTGCGGATGTCGATCAAGTTCTAGTTGAGCAGCAGACGAATACTGAACAATCAGATTTTCTTTATGGTTCTGTTATTGGTGGTATAGATGAGCAATTCATACTCACGGTGAGTTGTGAAAACCAAGTCCTAACTTTGCCACCATTTTCTTTTGAATAAATCAGATTTGTAATTCAGTGATTGTTTAAACATTTTAACTACTTTTCCTAATGTCTACTAAGCGTGTTTTTCTGAGAGTAAGTCAAGT
The Romeriopsis navalis LEGE 11480 DNA segment above includes these coding regions:
- a CDS encoding DUF1822 family protein — translated: MYSRPNPTDPSFDYEPLQGEIVPLKEDDFLQAQQISQRWVQLAMPVQQRWAIYLHALALRGFQLWFNQRTTPHSLDLSQTFVLLPDAPHAQQQDVKGHIAVCQIQVASFKICLVVTDGSADDWCIPSVAIQNPHIAAHFYLPIVVHEESGQVEILGFLQHNQIAETTAEGMTEDYYYRLALVNTNPELERLLLYLTCLEPVAIPLPEANVAPVERLSQRGHQLLLQPVVRTGQWLNKQVNTVADQLGNVISTELSAWQVLPSLELANTTRSGLRDIEADSPMGDLSAIMLSLMRGGMQIPLEQTIAYQDLQLADLSLRLYVVTAPQATDVEPMASEWSLLAILRQQDQTDLPGGVGLQIADVDQVLVEQQTNTEQSDFLYGSVIGGIDEQFILTVSCENQVLTLPPFSFE